The Meiothermus ruber DSM 1279 genome includes the window CCGCCAGGCTCGAGCCCTGCTGGAACAGGTGGGATTTTCCGCCGAGCACACCACCTACTTCTACTGCATCCAACGCACCGATCTGGCCTATCCCGTTCCGGTCGGCTACAAAATCGAGCGGGCCGAGCCCTGTGACCCCCAGGTCTACCGCGACCTGTACAGCCGCGCCGAGGATGGTTGGAGCCTGCGGCTGCACTGGACCGATGAGGAGCTGCGGCAGCACTTTATTGGTTCGGAGGTCGAGCTGTTCATGGCCTACACCGACGCCACCGGAGAACCTGTGGGTATGGCCGAGCTCGAGCTCGACGATGCCCGGGCCGAGATCGCCTATATCGGGGTGGTGCCGGAGGCCCGGGGCAAGGGGCTCGGACGGGCCCTGCTGGGCGCAGCCGCCGAATGGGCCTTTGCCAATCCGCACATCGAGACCCTGCAGGTGCGCGCCCACGACCACGAAAAAGCCGCCCAGGCCCTTTACGAGCACTTGGGCTTCAAACAGACCAGCACCGTTGTCACCTATGCCCTCGAGCTCGATTGATCCGGATCCTCGCCCAGAGCTCTGAGCCGGGCCTCAACCAGGGCCGCCCGGCCCGGGCGCTGGAGCTGGTTGTACAGCGCCAGCAGAAACCCCAGCGAAACCACCGGGATGCTAAAGGCCCAGGTAATCAACCACGGTGCGCTGGTGCCGGAAATCGGGGGCAGGGCTCCAGCGCCCCTCCGGGCTCTGGAACTCCAGGCCGCCCATAACCTCAACCTCGAGGCCTTGAATTCTGAACTGGGCCAGGTACGAGCGCACCAGGCGCACCCCCAGGTGCAGGCCCGGCGGATGGGTGAGGTACTCGGACAGCAACAGGGCTATCTGCTCGGCCCCCAGGCGGTCGGTCTGGAGGTCTATATCCTTGGGCACCACTGGCAGGCCGTGCAGGGCCAGGGCCAGGCTGCCGCTCACTGCCCACTCCACGCCAGCATCGTTCAAAATGGGGCAGACCAGCCGCAGGGCCTGGACGATCCGTTCGGGAAGCAAAATGGTCGTCATCACCGTCGCGAGTTCAGAGCAAAGCGCTCAAAAGCCTGCGGGTCAAAGCGGCACTGGGCCAGGTCTTCCCAATATAACCAGCCTTCCTTGAGCGGGGGAAAGCTACAAAAACCCCCTTCGGCCTTGAGGTGGAAGGCCAGCTCACAAGGCTCGCTCACCCCTTCCTGAAAAGCCATCAGAGCGGTCTGGTAGGCCCCAAAGCTGGAAAGGGCCTGTGAGCCCACCATGGCCTTTTTACCTTCGGCGCGGTTCAGGGCCAGCATCTGCAGGGTCTGGGTGTAGCCGGTGCGGGCGGGTTTGAGGTTCAGGATATCGAAGGTATCGAGCTGAACCTCGCGCCACAGATCGCGCGGCGTGAAGGCCGAGTCGTCGGCGATCAGGGGCAGGATGGCCGCTCGGCGCAGGCGCTGACGGGCCTGCACCTCGGCAATGGGCAGGGGTTCCTCCACGTACAGAAGCCCGACCTCGGCCCACCTTTGCAGATAGGCCGGGGCCTCCTCAGGGGAGAGGGTCTCGTTGGCATCGGCGTACAGGGCCACATCGGGGAAACGTTCCTTGAGGGTCGCTATACGCAGCAGATCGCCTTGCAAATCGCGCCCCACCTTGACCTTAAGCACCCGAACCCCAGCCGCGTAGGCAGCGTGGGCATCGGCCAGCATCTCAGCCTCGTCGGCAATGCCCAGGATGTAGCTGACCCGCACCCTGGGGTGGTGCGGCTCGAAGACCTGCCACAGGGTCTGCCCCTCGCTATGAGCCCAGGCCTCCCACAACGCGATGTCCAGCCCCGCTTTGGCGGTGGGGTTGTTGGGGAAATTGCCCAACACCTGCTGGATGGCCTCGGTATCCTCGACCTCGAGGCCCACCAGCCGCGGCGACAGGTAGTCCAGCGCCGCCAGTACCGTGCCCAGGGTTTCGCCGTAAATGGTGGGCCGGGGTGGAATCTCCGCGCGGCCTATCGAGCCGTCGGAAAGCTCGACCTCGAGCAAAACGTGCTCCAAAGCCGCCAGCTCCGAGGCCCGGCCCCAGCGCAAAGCCCCCCTCAAGGGCAGGCGAAACGGACGGGGAAGTATTCGCCGTATGCTAGGCATGGATCTGCTCCACAAAGGCCCGGATGGCCGCTGCTTCTTCGGCCAGGCTAAGGGTTTCGGTGTTCAGAAACAGGGCCCTTGGCGAGCCCTGGAGTGCCCGGCGAACGCCGTCTGGGTTGTAGTTTTTGCGCTCCTCGACCACAATCTTGAGCTTGGCGGTCAATTCTGACACAGGCACGTTCCAGCTCAAAGCCTCTTCCAGCTCATCCTCGTTCAGCACCCCCCGGGCCAGCTCACGCAGGTTGGTCAGGTCATCCCGCTCAACCCGCACCCGGTCGAAGGCATCCCCCCTTGTCAGGAGGCGTGAAAGACGGGTCAGGTCGCGGGCCTCCAGCACCACAAAGCGGCTTTGGGGTAGGTGGCTCAAGGCAAAGCTGACCTCCGCTTCACCACGCAAGCCATCGAACAACAGGGGCCAGGCGGGCAAAGCACGGCTGCCCAACAGAATCTCCGCCACCCCGCCGGGGTGCTCCTGGCGAAAGCGCCGGGTAAGGGCAAAGCGTTCACTGCGGTCAAGCTGCTTTTCCGCATAGCCGTACAGAGGAAACACGTAGCGGTCAACCAGCTCTCTTCGGTCGGGCAGGGTGGGGTAACCCAGGTGCTCGAGCAGGCTGGTTTTGCCCACGCCGGTCAGACCCACCAGGATCAGCAGGGGCATCTCGGCCAGTCGGCGACTCTGTTCAGGCGCGTCCTGGCCCGGCAGGTATAGGTTGGCTCTGGGGATGCTCTTGCTCATGCTGTTCTAGTCTAAGCCGAGTCGGGTAGCATGGAGCGGTGGATGTTCTTAACCTTTACAAAGAAACCGGGGCTTTATTGGAAGGCCACTTTCTGTTACGTTCGGGCCGGCACTCCCCCAAATTCCTTCAATCCACCACCCTGCTCCAGCACCCCCTATACGCCGAGGCGGTGGGGCAGGCGATGGGTGAGCTTTTCGACACCCTCGAGCTCGACTTTGTAATAGGCCCCGCCATGGGGGGCGTCGTTCTGGCCTTTGTAACCGCCAAGGCCCTGGGCGTGCGGGCCCTTTTCGCCGAGAAGGACGGCCAGGGGGGTATGCGGGTGCGCGAAGGGCTGACCATCCACCCCGGTGAACGCTTCCTGGCTGTAGAGGACGTGGTCACCACCGGGGGCTCGGTACAGCAGGCCATCCGGGCTGCCGAGGCCAAAGGCGCACGCTGTGTGGCCGTAGGGGCCATCGTAGACCGCAGCGCGGGCCGGGCCGAGTTTAGTGCGCCCTACCGCTCCTTGGTACAGCTCGACTTTCCCACCTATGCCCCCGAAACCTGCCCGCTGTGCCAGCGGGGTGAGCCTTTACAGGAAGTCTAGGCAGACTTGGTAGGCTAAGGCATATGCTGCGACGCGTTGCTTTTCTTGTATCACCCCCCATTGGCAGATGGCTGCTGGCAGCCGGGCTGTTGTTGGGGCTAGCTATGGCTCAGTCCAATCTGGAGCTGGCCCGTCAGGCCGTGCAGGACTGGCAGGCGGGCAAATACCAGGTAGACCCCTCGCAAGCCCTGGGCAAACCCGCCGAGGAGGCCATCCGGTTGCTCGAGCGGAGCCTGGCCTTTCCTCCTGCCCCCCAAGAGCTATTGGTAAACCTCAACGAACCCATCGAGGAGCCCATTCCCAGCGGCAGCATCGTTAAGTTCCCCGCTACCGTGGCTGGGCGCGGCGGCGAGGTGCGGGTCACCATCCGCGAAGGGGTGGTAACCCGAATTGGGTTTGCCCCTGAAGGCGGGCTGCTGCCGGGCTGGCTCAAAAGCCCCCTGGCCTGGGTGCTGTTCGTAGCCCTCTCGCTGGGCTGGTTGGCGGCCCTGCGCGGCAACAGCGCCCTGGCCCGCTGGTGGGCCGAAGGCTGGGCCCTGGTACGCCAGTACCGGGGGCTGTACCTGGGCACCAACATCGGCCTGTATGGCCTGTTTGCCCTGGGCGGGCTGGTGGCCTATACCAACCCCCAGATGGTGCGACTGATGCAGGAGCTGGTGGGTGGGGCGCTCGAGCAGATCGGCCTCGGCAGTGCCCTGGCTGGGGGTGTTTTGGGTCTTGCCATCGTGATCTTTTACTGGAACTTTACCAACGGCCTGCTGCTGACCACGGCCGTACCGGGCTTGTTCCTGGGCATTCCGGCGCTGTTATTCAACGCGTTGCGCTATTTTGTACTGGGCTTTGCCCTGAGCCCGGTGGCCCTGCCCACGGTCAACTACCTGCTGCACCTGCCCACCATTGTGGTGGAGCTACAGGCCTATATTCTGGTCACTTTTGGTGGGCTGGTGTTGATGCTCAAAACCCTGCGGGGTGAGGGCTACCGGGCTGGGCTGCGGGCCCTGGGCCTCACGGTTTACCTGGGGGCCTTCTTCCTGCTGGTAGGGGCCTGGTACGAGGCCTTCTCGATCCTGGTTCTAATGCGCCCATAGAGCAATCACGGGCCCCACCCCCTACCTGGCCTAAAAGCAATTGGACAGATACAGAATTGGCGCAGTGTTATGTCCATCTCGTCTGGTGCATCACACCCGCAAAACCACCACACCCACCCAATCGCCGTGCTGGGTGCCGGGGCTTGGGGCACGGCCTTGGCTTTGCTGGCCTCGTCCAAAGGGGTTCCGGTTTATCTCTGGGCCCGCCGACCCGAGCACGCCCAGGCGATGCGGCTCGAGCGGCAAAACCGCGAGTACCTACCCGGCGCGGCCTTCCCTGAACGGCTTTACCCAACCGCCGACCCCGAGGAAGCCTTACACAAAGCCCAATTCGCGGTTGTGGCCGTCCCCTCCAAGGCCCTGCGGGAAACCCTGGCCCAGTTGCCCAGGGCCAGAGCCTATGTTTCGGTCATCAAGGGGTTGCAGTTTACTGACCAGCACCTGCTGCGTATGAGCCAGGTCATCGAGGAGGTGACCGGGGTTTCGCAGGTGGCTGTGTTGTCGGGGCCCAATCTGGCCGAGGAGATCGCCCAGTTTTTGCCCGCTGCCGCGGTGGTGGCGGCCCAGGAACCGGGGCTGGCCCAGCGGGTGCAGCAGGTCTTCTCGGGGAAGAGCTTCCGGGTCTACACCTCAACCGACCGGGTGGGGGTGGAGCTGGGTGGGGCGCTCAAAAACGTGATTGCGCTGGCTGCAGGCATGGTGGATGGTTTGAAGCTAGGCGACAACGCCAAAGCCGCCCTGATTACCAGGGGGCTGCGCGAAATCATCCGGTTTGGGGTGGCCCAGGGGGCTCAAGAAGCCACTTTCATGGGTCTTTCAGGCCTGGGCGATCTGATTGCCACCGCCAGCAGCCCTTATTCGCGCAACCGCACCGCCGGGGAGCAGATCGTTAAAGGCCTGAGCCTGGCCCAGCTCGAGGCCCAGAAAACCGTGGTAGAGGGCATCTACACGGTCAAAGCCCTGCATGCCTGGGATCAGGCCACCGGGGCCGACCTACCAATTACCGAAGCTGTGTACCGGGTCGTCTACCAGGGAGCCGATCCCATGCAGGAGCTTATCCGCCTGATGAGCCGCGAGGCCAAACCGGAGTAATCACAATTCGTGGTACCTGAAAAACACCCTCATCCGATGCACATTATGTGAAGTCAGATCAGTGGGAATAAATGAGGCGACCCTCCCGCTGAACATACCGCAGTGGAATTTTTGGGTTGTTGATGTCTTTGCCTCCTTGAGCCCGCCACTTCCGCTCCCAATCACTGAAAAAGCGCTCAAGCTGCTGGGGCTCTAGGCAATATATCTCTTGTAGCTCTATGTTACGGTAAACGGCAAATATCCATCTAACTCGCCGATATTTGTCTAAAATGCTTGGGTTCAGGTGATGGTGTGTCGAAAAACTGCGGGTAAGTTCCACATTTACTGACTTGATTTCGTACTCCTGACCTTGCTCATCCACTGCATCATTACCTTCACGCCCAGGCACAATCTTGAGCCCTGTACGTATGAGAATTTCCAGCAACTTACCCCCATTGTCCTGAAAAATATCAGCAATTCCATAACGGCTGGCAAGTATCTGATACCGTCGAATATAGGGAAACAGAGCCTCAAGAATTGCGATATCCGTTGTAGAAAAGCTGTTAGGCGAGACAAGCTTCGCTGCTTCAACTTGGAGAGCATTAGCCAGACGTTCCAAATTATCCAAGCTCAGATTGCGCTTGCCTCGCTCAACTTCGCTAACATAGGTACGGTGAAGACCTGCTAGGTCAGCTAAATCTTCTTGGGAGAGTCCTCGCTGATAGCGCAAAGTCCTGAGATTTTGCGCTAGTAGAGTGCGCAGTGTAGACATGGCACAAAAAGTTTGATAACAATGTAGATTAAACGTCTACAGACTATGAGTGACATCTGCTATACTTTTGACCGTGCTGACCTCTTCTATACCGGCCTACCATACTCGATTAGGCGCAATGTATTGCGGCGATGCGCTCGAGCTTCTACCTCAGCTTGAAGACCAGAGCGTACACCTGCTCCTAACCAGCCCTCCTTTTGCCCTGCAGCGGCCTAAGGTTTATGGGAATAAGCCACAAGTTGAGTATGTGGATTGGTTATTGGAATTCATGCGCATAGCCTATGATAAATTACATCCCTCAGGCAGCCTTGTGTTGGACTTAGGGGGTGCCTACGAGCAAGGTGTGCCGGTGCGTAGCCTATACAATTTCCGCCTACTGGTGCGCCTATGTGATGATATAGGTTATTTCCTGGCTCAAGACTTCTACTGGCATAACCCTTCAAAACTGCCAAGCCCTATCGAGTGGGTCAATAAACGCAAAATTCGTGCCAAAGATGCAGTTAATACAGTCTGGTGGTTGAGCAAAAATCCCTGGCCTCAGGCTGATTTAAGTCAGGTTCTAACGCCATATAGTGAGCGTATGAAGAAACTCCTGCGCAATCCAGAAAAGTATTACCAGCCTAAGGAACGTCCCTCAGGGCACCAAATAAGCCGCGCTTTCGCCAAAGATAACGGCGGTGCACTACCCTCCAATCTGCTCTCCATTCCCAACTCCGGGTCGAACGACCCCTACCAACGGCGCTGTAAAGCTCTAGGACTCAAACCTCATCCAGCCCGCTTTCCTGCACAGTTACCTGAGTTTTTCATTCGCTTACTAACTAAACCCAACGACTTAGTACTAGATATTTTTGCAGGTTCGAATACAACCGGATTTGTAGCCGAAGGGCTAGGCCGCCGCTGGATCGCTTTTGAGTTAGATGCTCACTTCACAGCCACCTCAGCGCTGCGCTTCCTACCGGAGGAAGCAAGCGGCGCTTGGCAAGAGGTATATAAGGACATTTACGCAGGAAAAACAAAGAACCTGTCCTATCTGCGAGAACCCTTATTTACGGCTGGTTAGGGCTGCAGCGCCACTGGGTTTTTCTCAGCCAGATACAGCCAGGTTTCCAGCACGCTGTCGGGGTTAAGCGAGATGCTCTCAATGCCCTGCTGCACGAGCCACAGGGCAAACTCGGGGTGGTCGGAGGGGCCCTGGCCGCAGATGCCGATGTATTTGCCCATGCGCTTGGCGGTGCCAATGGCCCGCTCGAGCAGGAACTTCACCGCCTCGTCCTGTTCGCTAAACAGATCGGCCACCAGCCCCGAGTCGCGATCCAGCGCGAGGGTGAGCTGGGTCAGGTCGTTGGAGCCAATCGAGAAGCCATCGAACAACTCCAGGAACTGCTCAGCCAGAATGGCGTTGGAAGGCACCTCGCACATCATGATCAGCTTGAGGCCCTCCCGGCCGCGCTCGAGGCCATTGGCTTTCAGAATTTCGATAACCGCCCTGGCCTCCCCTACCGTACGCACGAAGGGTATCATCACCCAGACGTTGGTAAGCCCTTTCTCTTCGCGCACCTCCCGGATGGCCCGGCACTCCAGCGCAAAGGCCTCGGCGAACTCCGGGCTGCGGTAGCGCGAGGCCCCGCGGAAGCCAATCATGGGGTTTTCTTCCTTGGGCTCATAGCGGCTGCCCCCCAGCAGATGGGCGTACTCGTTGGATTTGAAGTCCGACATCCGCACGATGACTGGATTGGGCGCAAAAGCTGCCGCAATCATGCTGATGCCCTCGGCCAGCTTTTCGCGGTAGAAGTCCACCGGGCTTTGGTAGCCCGCGCTGCGCCGAATGATTTCGGCTTTGAGGTCTTCGGGCTGCTGCTCGAGCTGCAAAAGGGCTTTGGGGTGGACGCCAATGGTGTTGTTGATGATGAACTCGAGCCGCGCCAGACCCACCCCAGCGTTGGGCAGGTTGGCAAAGCTGAAGGCCCGCTCGGGCGAGGCCACGTTCATCATGATCTTGGTGGGGATGGGCGGCATGTTGTCCAGCTCAACCCGCTTCACCGCGAAGCGCGGACTGCCGGCATACACCCGACCGGTATCCCCCTCGGCACAGGAGACCGTCACCGTATCCCCATCGCGCAATACCTCGGTGGCGTTGCCAGTCCCCACCACCGCCGGGATGTTCAGTTCACGGGCTACGATGGCCGCGTGGCAGGTACGCCCGCCCCGGTTGGTCACGATGGCCGCGGCTTTTTTCATCACCGGCTCCCAGTCGGGGTCGGTCATATCGGCCACCAGCACATCGCCGGGCTGCACCCGGTTCATCTCGCGGGGGTGGTTGATGATGCGCACCGGGCCCACCCCGATGCGCTGTCCCACCGCCCGTCCGGTCACCAGCACCGGTGCGCGCTCGAGCATCTCGAAGCGTTCCAGCACCCGTCCCGAACGGCTCTGCACGGTCTCGGGCCGGGCCTGCAGGATGTAAATCTGCCCGTCCAACCCGTCCTTGGCCCACTCGATGTCCATGGGCCGGCCATAGTGCTGCTCGATCAGGAGGGCTTGTTTGGCCAGTTCTAGCACCTCGGTATCAGACAGCGAGAAGCTGCGGCGCTCCTCTGCGGAAGTCTCCACAGCCTGCACCCCCCGGCCCTCCGGGGCGTACACCATCTTCTGTAGTTTGGTGCCCAGGGTGCGCTGCAGGATGGTGTTGCGCCCCTCGGCCAGGCCTTTCTTGTACACATAAAACTCGTCGGGATTGACCGCGCCCTGCACCAGCAACTCCCCCAGGCCATAGGTTGAGGTGATGAAGATGGCGTCACGAAAGCCTGACTCGGTATCCAGGGTAAAGGCCACCCCCGAGGCCCCCAGGTCGCTGCGCACCATGCGTTGCACGCCCGCCGAGAGGGCCACCTCCTCGTGGGCGAACCCGTGGTGGACGCGGTAGGCGATGGCCCGGTCGTTGTACAGTGAGGCAAAGACTTTCTTGATGTGCTGCAGCACGCTATCTATCCCACGCACATTCAAAAAGGTCTCCTGTTGACCGGCGAAGCTGGCCTCGGGCAGGTCTTCGGCGGTGGCGCTCGAGCGCACCGCAACAGAAAGCCCGCCCTTGGAGGCGGACTCGAGGCGGATATAGGCGTCTACGATGGCGACCTCTAGGGCCTTGGGTAGCTCGGCGTTCTCTACCCAGCCGCGAATCTCCGCCCCCACTCGAGCCAGCTCGTCTACGTCGTCAACGTCCAGGCCTTGCAGAGCCCCGGCAATGCGTTGATCTAGGTGATTATGATGCAAAAACTCACGGAAAGCCGCTGCGGTGGTGGCAAACCCACCCGGCACCCGCACCCCGGCCTGTGAGAGATTGGCCATCATCTCGCCAATGGAGGCATTTTTTCCTCCTACCACCTCGAGGTCTTTCATCCCCAGCGTCTCGAACCAACGAACGTATGTCATACGCGCACTCCGTTGAAGTCGATGGTAGTTTGTGCGGGGGTTGAAATGGAGTAGGCCGTTTCGGTGTAGGTATAGCCCGGATTTCGGTGTAGTAGATGCTACACACATAAACTACACTGTTATCTGAAGGATTCGCGGGAGCACACCATGCAACGAACGGTTTTTATCGTCTCAGACCATACCGGCCTCACGGCTGAATCGGTGGCCAGGAGTTTGCTGGCCCAGTTCGAATCGGTCTCGTTTCGTTATGTAACGCGGCCCTTCACCGACACCGAAGAAGAGGTACACAACCTTGTATACGAGATCAATTCGACATTTGAGCGCGAGCAGATACGGCCCATCGTGTTCTCCACCCTAGCCAATCGGGCGCTGTATAACCAGCTCAAAACAGCGCCCGCCCTGCACTTCGACCTTTTTAGCACCTACCTTGGGGCGCTCGAGCGCGAGCTCGGCCAGCCCCCCACCGGCCGGGTGGGCCGGCTGCACAGCATAAACGACAACGGCTATTTCACCCGCATCGATGCGGTCGACTTCGTGCTGGCCACCGACGATGGCATCGGTGAGCGGCATTACCAGATGGCCGACGTGATTCTGATTGGGGTCAGCCGGGCCGGCAAAACCCCTACCTGCTTGTTTTTGGGCCTGCAGTATGGCTTGCGGGCCGCCAACTACCCCCTGGCCGAGGGCGACTTCGAGCGCGACGCGCTGCCCGAGCCAGTCAGGGCCTATAAAGATAAGGTGTTTGGCCTGACCATTGCCCCAGGCCGGCTACACCAGATTCGCACCCAGCGCAGGCCCAACAGCCGGTATGCCTCGCTCGAGCAGTGCGAGTACGAGGTACGCCGGGCTGAGCAGCTATTCAGACGGGTGGGGGTGCCGTACTTCGACACCACCAGCGCCTCCATCGAGGAAATTGCCACCAACATCGTACAGAGCGCCGGCCTACAGCGCCGCATCGGCTGATAGGAGCCGTCCCCTCTACGCTTTGACCAGCTCGATGGCCCGCTCGAGCCTTTTCAGCACCCGTTCCTTGCCCAGCAGCTGCAGGATATCGAACATACCGGGGGTCTCGAGGCTCCCCGTAAGGGCCGCGCGCAAAGGCTGCATCACCGCGGCGGCCTTGACGCCCCTGGCCTCGGCAAAGGACTTGAGCAGGGGCTCGGTGCTATCTGGCAGCATATCCGGCAGCCTGGATAGCTGCTCGTAAAGCTCGGGTAGAAAAGCCGCCCCCTCGCGCAGCTTGGCCAGGGCTTTTTCCTGCATGGGGTAGGCCTCGGAGAAAAAGTACAGGGACTTGTCCACAAACTCCTGCAGGGTCTCGAAACGGGCCCGCATGGCCTCGAGCACCTGCTTGAGGTAGGTTTCGGAGGGGTAGGCAAGCCCGGCCCGCTCGAGGAAGGGCTTGACCCGCTCGGCCAGGTCGTCCAGGGTCAGAACCTCGCGAATGTACTTGCCGTTCATCCATTTGAGCTTGTTCAGGTCGAAGACCGGCCCGCCCAGGCTGATGCGCTCGAGGCTAAAGTGCTCGATCATGTCTTGCAGGCTGAAAATTTCCCGCCCGTCGGGCATGCTCCAGGCCATGGTGCCCAGGTAGTTGAGCAGAGCCTCGGGTAAATAGCCCTGGGCCCGGTAGCTGTCTACACTGGTGTCCATTTTGCGCTTGGAAAGCTTGGACTTATCGGGGTTGCGCAACAGGGGGGTATGGCACCAGACCGGCTCGGCCCAGCCAAAAGCCCGCAAAATCAGGATGTGAAAGGGGGT containing:
- a CDS encoding nucleotidyltransferase domain-containing protein, whose product is MTTILLPERIVQALRLVCPILNDAGVEWAVSGSLALALHGLPVVPKDIDLQTDRLGAEQIALLLSEYLTHPPGLHLGVRLVRSYLAQFRIQGLEVEVMGGLEFQSPEGRWSPAPDFRHQRTVVDYLGL
- the pyrE gene encoding orotate phosphoribosyltransferase; this translates as MDVLNLYKETGALLEGHFLLRSGRHSPKFLQSTTLLQHPLYAEAVGQAMGELFDTLELDFVIGPAMGGVVLAFVTAKALGVRALFAEKDGQGGMRVREGLTIHPGERFLAVEDVVTTGGSVQQAIRAAEAKGARCVAVGAIVDRSAGRAEFSAPYRSLVQLDFPTYAPETCPLCQRGEPLQEV
- the gltX gene encoding glutamate--tRNA ligase, whose translation is MVVTRIAPSPTGDPHVGTAYQALFNYVFAKQHGGKFIVRIEDTDRTRYNPTSERRILEMLDWLGLSPDESPIKGGPNGPYVQSQRLHIYRQHVQILLEKGAAYRAFDTPEELAAAREAAQRAGHKEQGYNRRYRDYPVEEAERRAAAGEPHVVRLKVPLEGKTIVHDLLRGPIEFDNAALDDKVILKADGYPTYHLAAMVDDHLMGVTHVIRAEEWITSTPFHILILRAFGWAEPVWCHTPLLRNPDKSKLSKRKMDTSVDSYRAQGYLPEALLNYLGTMAWSMPDGREIFSLQDMIEHFSLERISLGGPVFDLNKLKWMNGKYIREVLTLDDLAERVKPFLERAGLAYPSETYLKQVLEAMRARFETLQEFVDKSLYFFSEAYPMQEKALAKLREGAAFLPELYEQLSRLPDMLPDSTEPLLKSFAEARGVKAAAVMQPLRAALTGSLETPGMFDILQLLGKERVLKRLERAIELVKA
- a CDS encoding NAD(P)H-dependent glycerol-3-phosphate dehydrogenase, with the protein product MSISSGASHPQNHHTHPIAVLGAGAWGTALALLASSKGVPVYLWARRPEHAQAMRLERQNREYLPGAAFPERLYPTADPEEALHKAQFAVVAVPSKALRETLAQLPRARAYVSVIKGLQFTDQHLLRMSQVIEEVTGVSQVAVLSGPNLAEEIAQFLPAAAVVAAQEPGLAQRVQQVFSGKSFRVYTSTDRVGVELGGALKNVIALAAGMVDGLKLGDNAKAALITRGLREIIRFGVAQGAQEATFMGLSGLGDLIATASSPYSRNRTAGEQIVKGLSLAQLEAQKTVVEGIYTVKALHAWDQATGADLPITEAVYRVVYQGADPMQELIRLMSREAKPE
- a CDS encoding pyruvate, water dikinase regulatory protein, with protein sequence MQRTVFIVSDHTGLTAESVARSLLAQFESVSFRYVTRPFTDTEEEVHNLVYEINSTFEREQIRPIVFSTLANRALYNQLKTAPALHFDLFSTYLGALERELGQPPTGRVGRLHSINDNGYFTRIDAVDFVLATDDGIGERHYQMADVILIGVSRAGKTPTCLFLGLQYGLRAANYPLAEGDFERDALPEPVRAYKDKVFGLTIAPGRLHQIRTQRRPNSRYASLEQCEYEVRRAEQLFRRVGVPYFDTTSASIEEIATNIVQSAGLQRRIG
- a CDS encoding helix-turn-helix domain-containing protein: MSTLRTLLAQNLRTLRYQRGLSQEDLADLAGLHRTYVSEVERGKRNLSLDNLERLANALQVEAAKLVSPNSFSTTDIAILEALFPYIRRYQILASRYGIADIFQDNGGKLLEILIRTGLKIVPGREGNDAVDEQGQEYEIKSVNVELTRSFSTHHHLNPSILDKYRRVRWIFAVYRNIELQEIYCLEPQQLERFFSDWERKWRAQGGKDINNPKIPLRYVQREGRLIYSH
- the ppsA gene encoding phosphoenolpyruvate synthase — translated: MTYVRWFETLGMKDLEVVGGKNASIGEMMANLSQAGVRVPGGFATTAAAFREFLHHNHLDQRIAGALQGLDVDDVDELARVGAEIRGWVENAELPKALEVAIVDAYIRLESASKGGLSVAVRSSATAEDLPEASFAGQQETFLNVRGIDSVLQHIKKVFASLYNDRAIAYRVHHGFAHEEVALSAGVQRMVRSDLGASGVAFTLDTESGFRDAIFITSTYGLGELLVQGAVNPDEFYVYKKGLAEGRNTILQRTLGTKLQKMVYAPEGRGVQAVETSAEERRSFSLSDTEVLELAKQALLIEQHYGRPMDIEWAKDGLDGQIYILQARPETVQSRSGRVLERFEMLERAPVLVTGRAVGQRIGVGPVRIINHPREMNRVQPGDVLVADMTDPDWEPVMKKAAAIVTNRGGRTCHAAIVARELNIPAVVGTGNATEVLRDGDTVTVSCAEGDTGRVYAGSPRFAVKRVELDNMPPIPTKIMMNVASPERAFSFANLPNAGVGLARLEFIINNTIGVHPKALLQLEQQPEDLKAEIIRRSAGYQSPVDFYREKLAEGISMIAAAFAPNPVIVRMSDFKSNEYAHLLGGSRYEPKEENPMIGFRGASRYRSPEFAEAFALECRAIREVREEKGLTNVWVMIPFVRTVGEARAVIEILKANGLERGREGLKLIMMCEVPSNAILAEQFLELFDGFSIGSNDLTQLTLALDRDSGLVADLFSEQDEAVKFLLERAIGTAKRMGKYIGICGQGPSDHPEFALWLVQQGIESISLNPDSVLETWLYLAEKNPVALQP
- a CDS encoding DNA-methyltransferase, whose product is MLTSSIPAYHTRLGAMYCGDALELLPQLEDQSVHLLLTSPPFALQRPKVYGNKPQVEYVDWLLEFMRIAYDKLHPSGSLVLDLGGAYEQGVPVRSLYNFRLLVRLCDDIGYFLAQDFYWHNPSKLPSPIEWVNKRKIRAKDAVNTVWWLSKNPWPQADLSQVLTPYSERMKKLLRNPEKYYQPKERPSGHQISRAFAKDNGGALPSNLLSIPNSGSNDPYQRRCKALGLKPHPARFPAQLPEFFIRLLTKPNDLVLDIFAGSNTTGFVAEGLGRRWIAFELDAHFTATSALRFLPEEASGAWQEVYKDIYAGKTKNLSYLREPLFTAG
- a CDS encoding GNAT family N-acetyltransferase, which produces MNRPVAQSHLSQLAELLCWMDEAPERRSLAPEARTPEGLWWEVLAGEDEKAWVWLEAGRVQGYGALVPFWEGAALEGPIIRGGDGRALLEHLVKKARQEGFSTLYAFPEACNRQARALLEQVGFSAEHTTYFYCIQRTDLAYPVPVGYKIERAEPCDPQVYRDLYSRAEDGWSLRLHWTDEELRQHFIGSEVELFMAYTDATGEPVGMAELELDDARAEIAYIGVVPEARGKGLGRALLGAAAEWAFANPHIETLQVRAHDHEKAAQALYEHLGFKQTSTVVTYALELD
- a CDS encoding enolase C-terminal domain-like protein: MPSIRRILPRPFRLPLRGALRWGRASELAALEHVLLEVELSDGSIGRAEIPPRPTIYGETLGTVLAALDYLSPRLVGLEVEDTEAIQQVLGNFPNNPTAKAGLDIALWEAWAHSEGQTLWQVFEPHHPRVRVSYILGIADEAEMLADAHAAYAAGVRVLKVKVGRDLQGDLLRIATLKERFPDVALYADANETLSPEEAPAYLQRWAEVGLLYVEEPLPIAEVQARQRLRRAAILPLIADDSAFTPRDLWREVQLDTFDILNLKPARTGYTQTLQMLALNRAEGKKAMVGSQALSSFGAYQTALMAFQEGVSEPCELAFHLKAEGGFCSFPPLKEGWLYWEDLAQCRFDPQAFERFALNSRR